One genomic segment of Vicinamibacterales bacterium includes these proteins:
- a CDS encoding FG-GAP-like repeat-containing protein produces the protein MAPNPTSFDVSAAGATGLTIRVLVEPPFSGGWLTEENVPWITITSGINGSFDGYIVFDVAPNADAARTGIFTVVGRNNRVDITVTQGGAGDDEPITADFDGDGRTDLGFFRAASGEWFLRNSRTGEVTTAIWGGAAGDRAVPADYDGDGRADLAFFREADGYWYILGSRAGPRYEFWPAGAGAVLTPADYDGDRRCDVAFFRPSDGFWYILPTATRVPRYEAWGGFGDVPAAADFDGDGQADVAFFRPADAYWYILPSRSRIPTYRYWGGSASDRPAAADYDGDGAADTAFERPIDGYWYVWSSSQSVAYIDWRVPAAGTLARGDFDGDGRADFGFFNPSDGFWYLLVNRARTAVYIAGTWRF, from the coding sequence GTGGCGCCGAATCCCACGTCGTTCGACGTCAGCGCCGCTGGCGCAACCGGATTGACGATCCGCGTGCTGGTCGAACCGCCGTTCTCGGGCGGGTGGCTGACGGAAGAGAACGTCCCGTGGATCACCATCACGAGCGGCATCAACGGCAGCTTCGACGGGTACATCGTGTTCGACGTCGCGCCGAACGCCGATGCCGCCCGCACCGGCATCTTCACCGTCGTCGGGCGCAACAACCGCGTCGACATCACCGTGACCCAGGGCGGCGCGGGCGATGACGAGCCGATTACGGCGGACTTCGACGGCGACGGACGCACCGACCTCGGGTTCTTCCGCGCCGCGTCGGGCGAATGGTTCCTGCGCAACAGCCGTACTGGTGAGGTCACCACGGCGATCTGGGGCGGAGCCGCCGGCGACCGTGCCGTCCCCGCCGATTACGACGGTGACGGCCGCGCGGATCTCGCGTTCTTCCGCGAAGCGGACGGCTACTGGTACATTCTCGGCAGCCGCGCTGGCCCACGATACGAGTTCTGGCCCGCCGGCGCCGGTGCAGTACTCACGCCGGCGGACTACGACGGCGACCGGCGGTGTGACGTCGCCTTCTTCCGGCCGTCCGACGGCTTCTGGTACATCCTGCCGACCGCGACGCGCGTGCCGCGCTACGAAGCATGGGGCGGATTCGGCGACGTGCCGGCCGCTGCCGACTTCGACGGCGACGGGCAGGCCGACGTGGCGTTCTTCCGCCCGGCCGACGCCTACTGGTACATCCTTCCCAGCCGATCGCGAATCCCCACGTATCGATACTGGGGCGGCTCGGCGTCCGATCGGCCGGCGGCGGCGGACTACGACGGCGACGGCGCAGCCGACACGGCGTTCGAACGCCCGATCGACGGGTACTGGTACGTCTGGTCCAGCTCGCAAAGCGTCGCCTACATCGACTGGCGCGTCCCCGCCGCGGGAACGTTGGCCCGGGGCGATTTCGATGGGGACGGCCGCGCCGATTTCGGGTTCTTCAACCCGTCGGACGGCTTCTGGTACCTGCTGGTGAACCGCGCCCGCACGGCGGTGTACATCGCGGGAACGTGGCGGTTCTGA
- the alr gene encoding alanine racemase yields MIRPTVARVDLAAIEHNLRSISSFLSAGRSDPAARLTTPSPRVIAVVKANAYGHGAPDVGLALERAGAAMLACADIEEGIVLRRAGVRIPILVFGALGISDLDGVFEFGLTPTISTPAAAENLAAAAARRSQRAFPEKGDSPRFQLRCHLKIDTGMNRLGFRHDNLARTLPAIARSGHLAIDAVYTHFATADDPEHPAFNEQRERFERTLTALPALGITPKFRHAANSAALLRDERVWYDFVRPGLLLYGIVPPPLAATLPLRPALSLHSRIVHVKGTRPGEGTGYGLQATADAPRTIAIVPAGYADGLDRRMAGRAFMLVRGQRVPVVGSVCMDMTTVDVTGLDVQTGDEVVIVGEQDGSEIGMREIAAAIGTIPYELLCRVGTRIERRYDPA; encoded by the coding sequence ATGATTCGACCCACAGTCGCCCGCGTCGATCTCGCGGCCATCGAGCACAATCTCCGCTCCATCTCCTCCTTTCTCTCGGCCGGCCGGTCGGATCCGGCGGCGCGCCTCACCACCCCCTCGCCGCGCGTCATCGCCGTCGTCAAGGCGAATGCCTACGGGCATGGCGCGCCCGACGTCGGCCTCGCGCTCGAGCGCGCCGGCGCCGCGATGCTCGCCTGCGCCGACATCGAGGAAGGGATCGTGCTGCGCCGCGCCGGCGTCCGCATCCCGATCCTCGTGTTCGGCGCGCTCGGCATCAGCGATCTCGACGGCGTCTTCGAGTTCGGCCTCACCCCGACCATCTCGACGCCAGCCGCTGCTGAGAACCTTGCCGCCGCCGCCGCGCGCCGCAGTCAACGCGCGTTTCCCGAAAAAGGGGACAGTCCCCGTTTTCAGCTGCGCTGCCATCTCAAGATCGACACCGGCATGAACCGGCTGGGGTTCCGCCACGACAACCTGGCGCGGACGCTGCCGGCGATCGCGCGCAGCGGACACCTGGCAATCGACGCGGTGTACACGCACTTTGCCACCGCCGACGACCCCGAGCATCCCGCGTTCAACGAACAGCGCGAGCGGTTCGAGAGGACGCTGACGGCGCTGCCCGCGCTCGGCATCACGCCGAAGTTCCGCCACGCCGCGAACAGCGCCGCCCTCCTGCGCGACGAGCGGGTCTGGTACGACTTCGTCCGCCCCGGCCTCCTGCTCTATGGCATCGTCCCGCCGCCGCTCGCCGCCACGCTACCGCTGCGACCTGCCCTGTCACTCCACAGCCGTATCGTGCACGTGAAGGGAACCCGCCCCGGCGAGGGCACCGGGTACGGTTTGCAGGCAACCGCAGACGCGCCGCGCACGATCGCGATCGTCCCGGCCGGGTATGCCGACGGCCTGGATCGCCGGATGGCCGGGCGCGCTTTCATGCTGGTACGCGGACAACGCGTACCGGTCGTGGGATCGGTGTGCATGGACATGACGACCGTCGACGTCACCGGCCTGGACGTGCAGACCGGTGACGAAGTGGTGATCGTCGGCGAGCAGGACGGGAGCGAAATCGGCATGCGCGAAATCGCAGCGGCGATCGGCACCATTCCGTACGAGCTGCTCTGCCGTGTCGGTACGCGGATCGAACGCCGCTACGATCCGGCGTGA